A genomic region of Dreissena polymorpha isolate Duluth1 chromosome 4, UMN_Dpol_1.0, whole genome shotgun sequence contains the following coding sequences:
- the LOC127876017 gene encoding uncharacterized protein LOC127876017 yields the protein MLSPAEQTSMLEAQHKVVCLFSPKFVCFSYAAMKQRLHLAALHSVSNAHRKHAETKNGEKRYRISYPKYKAGHHVVKPVKEACNYDYVTELMVELLQLKQQFKSTRIAKQASSSILFSPPP from the exons ATGCTGTCACCAGCTGAACAGACCTCGATGCTGGAGGCTCAACACAAGGTGGTCTGCCTATTTTCGCCAAAATTTGTCTGCTTTTCATACGCAGCAATGAAACAGAG ATTGCATCTGGCAGCCCTGCATTCCGTTTCTAATGCGCACAGGAAACATGCAGAGACGAAGAACGGTGAAAAGCGCTACAGGATTTCGTATCCAAAGTACAAGGCGGGACACCATGTCGTGAAACCTGTTAAAGAGGCCTGCAATTATG ATTATGTCACAGAGCTAATGGTTGAATTGCTGCAATTAAAACAACAGTTCAAGAGCACCCGGATTGCTAAGCAGGCATCTTCTTCCATTCTGTTCTCTCCACCACCATAA